A DNA window from Betta splendens chromosome 6, fBetSpl5.4, whole genome shotgun sequence contains the following coding sequences:
- the si:dkey-12e7.4 gene encoding C-factor isoform X1: protein MSGAVNFKECGSVLVTGASRGLGLQIVESLASGGFSPGKIVATARNPERAQKLQELASKHSNIHVIALDVVSQESIEKAAAEVTQLLPEHGLNCLINNAGISVSADFNTVTAEKMIETFHTNTVAPLMVTKAFLPLLRQAASRGGAGGSRSMSIQRAAVINISSVLGSLELNWKAETFNKWYPYKASKCALNMVSRCMALDLEADGILCMAIHPGWVRTDMGGCEAPLSPEESISSTLSVIGGLTEKDHGSFLDYTGEVLPW from the exons ATGTCCGGCGCTGTGAATTTCAAAGAGTGCGGCTCTGTGCTGGTGACGGGAGCCAGCCGTGGGCTCGGCCTGCAGATCGTGGAGAGTTTGGCGAGTGGCGGATTCTCACCCGGAAAGATCGTCGCCACGGCCCGAAACCCGGAGCGCGCGCAG AAACTCCAGGAGCTGGCCTCCAAGCACTCCAACATCCACGTTATAGCATTAG ATGTAGTGAGCCAGGAAAGCATCGAGAAGGCCGCTGCGGAGGTGACCCAGCTGCTTCCAGAACATGGCCTCAACTGCCTCATCAACAACGCAGGCATCAGTGTGTCGGCTGACTTCAATACGGTGACTGCAGAAAAGATGATAGAGACCTTCCATACCAACACCGTGGCTCCTCTAATGGTCACCAAG GCCTTCCTGCCCCTGTTGAGGCAAGCAGCatccagaggaggagcaggtggctCAAGGAGCATGAGTATCCAGAGGGCAGCAGTAATTAATATAAGCTCAGTGCTGGGCTCTCTGGAGCTCAACTGGAAAGCAGAAACCTTTAATAAGTGGTACCCCTACAAGGCATCCAAG TGTGCCTTGAACATGGTGAGTCGTTGTATGGCATTAGACCTGGAGGCTGATGGGATTCTCTGCATGGCTATTCATCCTGGATGGGTCCGCACTGACATGGGAGGGTGTGAG GCCCCACTGAGTCCAGAAGAGAGCATCTCTTCCACATTGTCTGTGATTGGTGGATTAACTGAGAAGGATCATGGGTCATTTCTAGACTATACAGGAGAGGTGTTGCCCTGGTGA
- the pnp6 gene encoding purine nucleoside phosphorylase 6 gives MEATSSRSCSYEEYKETADWLLNHTKHRPKVAIICGSGLGGLADLLENKTVFPYKDIPRFPTSTVPGHEGSLVFGKLHGHECVCMKGRFHFYEGYNINTVTYPVRVFFLLGVETLIVTNAAGGLNGSYNVGDIMLIKDHINMPGFAGQNPLCGHNDERFGVRFPCMSDAYDRGLRELAKGSAKEQGCDQFLQEGVYCMLAGPSYETIAECRLLKTLGADAVGMSTVPEVLVARHCGLRVLGLSLITNKVVTDYDSGEKANHEEVLRTTELRTQDLQKLVSNIITKL, from the exons TTATGAAGAGTACAAGGAGACAGCAGACTGGCTGCTAAACCACACAAAGCACCGCCCCAAAGTGGCCATTATCTGTGGCTCAGGCCTGGGTGGCCTGGCTGATCTGCTGGAGAACAAAACTGTCTTTCCTTATAAAGACATCCCCCGTTTCCCCACTAGCACCG TTCCAGGTCATGAGGGTAGCCTTGTCTTTGGGAAGCTACACGgccatgagtgtgtgtgcatgaaggGCCGCTTCCATTTTTACGAGGGAtacaacataaacaca GTCACGTACCCAGTTCGAGTATTTTTCCTGCTGGGTGTGGAAACTCTGATTGTGACGAACGCAGCAGGGGGACTCAATGGCAGCTACAACGTGGGGGACATCATGCTCATTAAGGATCACATCAACATGCCAGGCTTTGCAGGGCAGAATCCGCTGTGTGGGCACAACGATGAGAG ATTTGGGGTGCGCTTCCCGTGCATGTCCGACGCATATGACCGCGGGCTGAGGGAGCTGGCCAAGGGCTCAGCCAAGGAGCAGGGCTGTGACCAGTTCCTGCAGGAGGGGGTCTATTGCATGCTGGCTGGGCCATCCTACGAGACCATTGCAGAGTGCAGACTCCTGAAGACGCTTGGGGCAGATGCTGTGG GTATGAGTACAGTCCCAGAGGTGCTGGTTGCTCGTCATTGTGGTCTGCGTGTGTTGGGGCTGTCGCTCATCACCAACAAGGTTGTCACAGATTACGACAGTGGTGAGAAAGCGAATCACGAGGAGGTGCTGAGGACCACAGAGCTCCGAACCCAGGACCTCCAGAAGCTCGTCAGCAACATCATCACCAAGCTCTAA
- the si:dkey-12e7.4 gene encoding C-factor isoform X3, with protein sequence MSGAVNFKECGSVLVTGASRGLGLQIVESLASGGFSPGKIVATARNPERAQKLQELASKHSNIHVIALDVVSQESIEKAAAEVTQLLPEHGLNCLINNAGISVSADFNTVTAEKMIETFHTNTVAPLMVTKAFLPLLRQAASRGGAGGSRSMSIQRAACALNMVSRCMALDLEADGILCMAIHPGWVRTDMGGCEAPLSPEESISSTLSVIGGLTEKDHGSFLDYTGEVLPW encoded by the exons ATGTCCGGCGCTGTGAATTTCAAAGAGTGCGGCTCTGTGCTGGTGACGGGAGCCAGCCGTGGGCTCGGCCTGCAGATCGTGGAGAGTTTGGCGAGTGGCGGATTCTCACCCGGAAAGATCGTCGCCACGGCCCGAAACCCGGAGCGCGCGCAG AAACTCCAGGAGCTGGCCTCCAAGCACTCCAACATCCACGTTATAGCATTAG ATGTAGTGAGCCAGGAAAGCATCGAGAAGGCCGCTGCGGAGGTGACCCAGCTGCTTCCAGAACATGGCCTCAACTGCCTCATCAACAACGCAGGCATCAGTGTGTCGGCTGACTTCAATACGGTGACTGCAGAAAAGATGATAGAGACCTTCCATACCAACACCGTGGCTCCTCTAATGGTCACCAAG GCCTTCCTGCCCCTGTTGAGGCAAGCAGCatccagaggaggagcaggtggctCAAGGAGCATGAGTATCCAGAGGGCAGCA TGTGCCTTGAACATGGTGAGTCGTTGTATGGCATTAGACCTGGAGGCTGATGGGATTCTCTGCATGGCTATTCATCCTGGATGGGTCCGCACTGACATGGGAGGGTGTGAG GCCCCACTGAGTCCAGAAGAGAGCATCTCTTCCACATTGTCTGTGATTGGTGGATTAACTGAGAAGGATCATGGGTCATTTCTAGACTATACAGGAGAGGTGTTGCCCTGGTGA
- the syt19 gene encoding synaptotagmin-1 yields MLIPMDHPAQVKLLSAAGDLHMPFSDAIKYCILGISVTLLLLALAILGWQTFRCCTQTHTAYTEQDTLKSDLLYSDEKSDTGGNYSGAPSMKVENVNTEVRRLSRCLSQGSLSSPEYKQTAGETGEKASLKTVPGGQVSGSLCFSVYYDQLQARLVVTILQVDGLVKKSETRSLQLFVRIRLMRAGLDGVEVEDCTDEQGEETPPIMWTVLSEWQTRIVKGSCNPLFGDQFSCVLQDDKELQRITLRMEVRDFDKFSRHLVLGEVRVSLRQLSICYPLELHEDLQIPQKDLVGQVLLSLKFLPTSQRLEVGLLKVRTGLNNRRSDAALFARIGVQCNQCKLRYQKTSAVALCLVTVFNEVVIFSLPELPLEQCKILVSVYETSKAKKSTKFLIGQLSVGREKTFEDKHWSLMMQSVRQPIAKWHGLLI; encoded by the exons ATGTTAATACCAATGGACCATCCAGcccaggtgaagctgctgtctgcagctggagacctCCACATGCCGTTCTCAGACGCCATCAAGTACTGCATCCTGGGCATCTCTGTGACTCTCCTACTGCTGGCCCTGGCCATTCTGGGCTGGCAGACCTTCAGATGctgcacacagacccacactgCATACACTGAGCAGGATACAT TGAAAAGTGATCTGCTGTACTCGGATGAAAAGTCAGACACAGGAGGAAACTACAGTGGAGCTCCAAGTATGAAG GTGGAGAACGTCAACACAGAGGTCCGCAGACTGAGCCGCTGCCTTTCTCAGGGCTCGCTGTCCTCTCCAGAATACAAGCAAACAGCTGGAGAAACAGGCGAGAAAGCCAGCCTTAAAACGGTACCAGGCGGACAG GTTAGTGGATCGCTTTGTTTCTCAGTCTACTATGACCAGCTCCAGGCCCGTTTGGTGGTCACCATCTTGCAGGTGGATGGGCTTGTGAAGAAAAGCGAGACCCGCAGTCTTCAGCTATTTGTCCGAATTCGACTCATGAGGGCAGGGTTAGACGGCGTGGAAGTTGAGGACTGTACAGATGAGCAG GGTGAAGAGACACCACCTATCATGTGGACAGTGCTAAGCGAGTGGCAGACTCGCATTGTGAAAGGCAGCTGTAACCCTTTATTCGGAGACCAGTTCAGCTGTGTTCTGCAAGACGACAAGGAACTTCAGCGCATCACACTGAGGATGGAG GTGAGGGATTTTGATAAATTCTCAAGACACTTGGTTTTAGGAGAGGTGAGGGTTTCTTTACGGCAGCTCAGCATCTGCTACCCGTTGGAGCTTCATGAGGATCTGCAGATACCCCAGAAG GATCTGGTGGGACAGGTGCTACTGTCATTGAAGTTTCTCCCCACATCTCAGAGGCTTGAGGTTGGTCTGCTGAAGGTCCGAACAGGCCTCAATAACAGACGTTCAGATGCCG CCTTGTTTGCAAGAATCGGTGTGCAGTGCAACCAGTGTAAGCTGAGGTACCAAAAGACCTCTGCGGTGGCATTGTGCCTGGTGACCGTCTTCAATGAGGTCGTCATCTTCTCACTACCAGAGTTGCCTCTGGAGCAATGTAAAATTTTGGTTTCAGTGTACGAGACCAGCAAGGCTAAGAAATCGACAAAGTTTCTGATAGGACAGTTGAGTGTGGGGAGAGAGAAAACTTTTGAAGACAAGCACTGGAGCTTGATGATGCAGTCAGTACGCCAGCCAATAGCTAAGTGGCATGGCCTACTCATCTGA
- the calb2a gene encoding calbindin 2a, which produces MANKAQQPPHLHLAEVTASQFLDIWRHFDADGNGYIEGKELENFFRELEMARRGAGVDPSNPTFREKMKEFMQKFDKNKDGRIEMSELAQILPTEENFLLCFRQFVSSSAEFMAAWRRYDTDRSGYIEANELKGFLSDLLEKANRHYDDQKLQEYTQTILRMFDLNGDGKLGLSEMARLLPVQENFLLKFQGVKLTAEQFNSIFTYYDKDGNGYIDEQELDALLRDLYQTNKKEVDLSNLSGYKQSIMSLSDGGKLYRGELEIVLCRDPIV; this is translated from the exons ATGGCAAACAAGgcacagcagcctcctcatctGCACCTGGCCGAGGTCACCGCGTCCCAGTTCCTCGACATTTGGAGACATTTCGACGCTGACG GTAATGGCTACATTGAGGGAAAGGAGCTGGAAAACTTCTTCAGGGAGCTGGAAATGGCTCGGAGAGGAGCCGGAGTG GACCCGTCAAACCCCACATTCAGAGAAAAGATGAAGGAGTTCATGCAGAAGTTTGACAAGAACAAAGATGGAAGAATTGAGATGTCAGAG TTGGCCCAGATTCTCCCAACTGAAGAGAACTTCTTGCTGTGCTTCAGACAATTTGTCAGCTCCAGCGCTGAGTTCATGGCG GCTTGGAGGCGATACGATACAGACCGCAGTGGCTACATTGAAGCAAATGAACTGAAG GGCTTCCTGTCAGACCTGCTGGAGAAGGCCAACAGACACTATGATgaccagaagctgcaggagtaCACACAGACCATA CTCAGGATGTTTGATCTGAATGGAGATGGGAAGCTGGGCCTATCAGAGATGGCGAG GCTTCTCCCCGTTCAGGAGAACTTCTTACTCAAATTCCAG GGAGTCAAGCTGACCGCGGAGCAGTTCAATTCCATCTTTACGTACTATGATAAG GATGGAAACGGCTACATTGATGAGCAAGAGTTAGACGCCCTGCTACGAGATCTGTACCAGACTAACAAGAAG GAGGTGGACTTGTCAAACCTGTCGGGCTACAAGCAAAGCATCATGAGTCTGTCTGATGGAGGGAAGCTCTACCGTGGCGAGCTAGAAATCGTCCTTTGCAGGGACCCAATTGTGTGA
- the si:dkey-12e7.4 gene encoding C-factor isoform X2, which yields MSGAVNFKECGSVLVTGASRGLGLQIVESLASGGFSPGKIVATARNPERAQKLQELASKHSNIHVIALDVVSQESIEKAAAEVTQLLPEHGLNCLINNAGISVSADFNTAFLPLLRQAASRGGAGGSRSMSIQRAAVINISSVLGSLELNWKAETFNKWYPYKASKCALNMVSRCMALDLEADGILCMAIHPGWVRTDMGGCEAPLSPEESISSTLSVIGGLTEKDHGSFLDYTGEVLPW from the exons ATGTCCGGCGCTGTGAATTTCAAAGAGTGCGGCTCTGTGCTGGTGACGGGAGCCAGCCGTGGGCTCGGCCTGCAGATCGTGGAGAGTTTGGCGAGTGGCGGATTCTCACCCGGAAAGATCGTCGCCACGGCCCGAAACCCGGAGCGCGCGCAG AAACTCCAGGAGCTGGCCTCCAAGCACTCCAACATCCACGTTATAGCATTAG ATGTAGTGAGCCAGGAAAGCATCGAGAAGGCCGCTGCGGAGGTGACCCAGCTGCTTCCAGAACATGGCCTCAACTGCCTCATCAACAACGCAGGCATCAGTGTGTCGGCTGACTTCAATACG GCCTTCCTGCCCCTGTTGAGGCAAGCAGCatccagaggaggagcaggtggctCAAGGAGCATGAGTATCCAGAGGGCAGCAGTAATTAATATAAGCTCAGTGCTGGGCTCTCTGGAGCTCAACTGGAAAGCAGAAACCTTTAATAAGTGGTACCCCTACAAGGCATCCAAG TGTGCCTTGAACATGGTGAGTCGTTGTATGGCATTAGACCTGGAGGCTGATGGGATTCTCTGCATGGCTATTCATCCTGGATGGGTCCGCACTGACATGGGAGGGTGTGAG GCCCCACTGAGTCCAGAAGAGAGCATCTCTTCCACATTGTCTGTGATTGGTGGATTAACTGAGAAGGATCATGGGTCATTTCTAGACTATACAGGAGAGGTGTTGCCCTGGTGA